In the genome of Thermoanaerobaculia bacterium, the window CTCCTTTCCGTCTTCCTCAGCTACGTTCTTTCGTTCGTCTTCCTCGGGATCTACTGGAGCAACCACCATCACATGCTCCAGATGGTCGATCGCGTCAACGGAAAGATCCTCTGGGCGAACCTGCATCTCCTCTTCTGGCTGTCGCTGGTTCCCTTCGTCACCGCGTGGATGGGAGAAAACGGCGCGGCGCCGTTGCCGACATCCCTCTACGGAGTCGTCCTCCTCCTCGCGGGAATCGCGTACACGGTTCTCCAGACGTCCATCATCCGGTCGCAGGGACCGGAATCGAGGCTCGCCGCCGCCGTGCAGGGCGACCTCAAGGGGAAGGCTTCGATCGTGCTGTACGCGGCCGCGATTCCCGCGGCGTTCGTCGACCGGCGGATCTCGATCGCGATCTACGTCGCCGTCGCCCTGATGTGGCTGGTGCCGGACCGGCGAATCGAATCCCGCTACTAGCGAGCGAGGCGGTTCGCCCCGCGGTGGCCTTTCCTCAGGCGTTCTCCTCTGTAAGGTAGTGATCCCCGCGGTGCGCCGCTGACGCCGCCCATCGCGCGATCCGTCCTCAGCGCCGCGGAGGGCGGCCGGGCATCCGGGGAGCGACGATCGGCTTCCCGTGCATTCCGCGGGGAAAACCGCCGCGCCCCGGATGAAAGGCGTGCCGGTGAAGGCCGCCTCGACCGGGCTCGGAAATGACGCCGCCGCCCCATCCGAGCCACGCGGGAAGCGCGTTGCTCATCTCCCCTTCGCCGGGCCCGTAATCTTCCGGCGCGCGGTAAACGGGCTCCTCGCGGTTCGTCCCCTCGGCGCCGGTCGGTCCGACCTCGACGGCCGCGACACTCGCGAGATACGTGACGACGTTCCGGCCCGCTCCCGCCCGC includes:
- a CDS encoding TMEM175 family protein; protein product: MHRGRLEAFSDGVIAILITIMVLELKVPRGASFADLRPLLSVFLSYVLSFVFLGIYWSNHHHMLQMVDRVNGKILWANLHLLFWLSLVPFVTAWMGENGAAPLPTSLYGVVLLLAGIAYTVLQTSIIRSQGPESRLAAAVQGDLKGKASIVLYAAAIPAAFVDRRISIAIYVAVALMWLVPDRRIESRY